A genomic segment from Aegilops tauschii subsp. strangulata cultivar AL8/78 chromosome 1, Aet v6.0, whole genome shotgun sequence encodes:
- the LOC109771326 gene encoding uncharacterized protein has protein sequence MASATPAVPDPALGLRHPGALARRIAMARGAAVAPALRPWLLFDAVPLVVVVLIAAHVLALGYWIYRLATDGSKHPARSKKH, from the exons ATGGCCTCCGCCACCCCGGCGGTGCCCGACCCCGCCCTCGGCCTCCGCCACCCCGGCGCTCTCGCCCGCCGCATCGCCATGGCGCGCGGCGCCGCCGTCGCGCCAGCGCTCCGTCCCTGGCTCCTCTTCGACGCCGTGcccctcgtcgtcgtcgtcctcatcgccgCGCACGTCCTCGCCCTC GGCTACTGGATCTACAGGCTCGCCACCGACGGGTCCAAGCACCCTGCGCGGAGCAAGAAACACTAG